The genomic segment aacaagcaatacacatatccacaactgcaaggaccatttgaaatatgacatatcagtcaatataaacacggagtgatgtcttgttaactcgtgagtgatgccctctagtgtctaaatgctattactcatttagtgaatgctattactcatttagccactagagggaagcagtactctatgaaacatcactcaccagtctacgagacctcagtcaatgcaacacgtgttccattgcgcccaaactgcgggccagacggcactgattttatgacaggggccgagggccggatgaaattcgaccgcgggccggatttggcccccgggccggactttggacatgcctgctctaaatacaaaataaaaattgatgcGGCAGACTAATAAAACAATGCCAATTTACCCCTGTAGGTTACAATACTTACAGGATacgataaataaaaataaaataaagaaagaccAATAAAGGACAAAGCAAAAGCACCACAACGGGTGAAAACAAATCGTTGAAAAAGCAAAGACATTCATTTTGAACAGTGACAGCAATAAGAGCAGAATGAATAGCAGCCACCCTTTGCCCAACATTAGTGTTGGAAGTGGAGGCGTTGGTGAATCTTTTAACAAGCCTCGGCCCGAGCCAAGGACAAAGCCATTAAAGTGTTGCGGCGCAAGCGTTTAACACAgtgaaaaagtgtttttctGCGCCGATGGCCTTGAGGGAAAGTCGGCACCCTCTCAGCTTCATCTGATAACAAATGTGACCGGAACAAACTTCGGCAAGTCATCGCAAAGAGGCCGGACAGTAGTTTGAGATTGGGGTGAAAATTGCAAGCGCGGTACACGAAAGAACACAAGTGAGCGGCCATCGATCGTCACGGCTTAATCGAACAACGCTCAAATTTGACATCAACGAAGAGCACCGCAACTCCTGTAAACTACGGtgatattcatcttttttttttcttgccgggGGATTATCTTTTGCATGTGAgtgttgttggtgttctgttaTCACATGGTTACGACCGCTTGTGTTGGAATGCAAGTCGTTTAAAAGTTTCAAGAGTTGTCAGGACATCCATGCTAGTttaacttgacaaaaaaaaaaaagttgtgtaaaACTAACATGCTCTGTCTGTAAATTCATATCTTTGTAATTGTGAGTATgaaggaagttaaaaaaaagttgttttattctttattctgtgtttttttttaatataaatcgATTATCCAAATTTAGCCAATCAAGCCACATATCTCGACGACGGCCACTTGTGTCCTGTCGGGTGGGAATCAAAGCCTGGATGGCACGAAACCACGAAAATTGAAACGAAAAGTTACTATACGCTGATTGTGGCCCTTGTGCATCTTGCCCTACCGTGATATCAAATCGAAAGTCAACAAACTCGAACTTGTGTATTAAATTTTTGCCATTGTTAAATACAGACCAGCCTCATTTTCCGCAGCTGGCTAAGGTAAAGATTTTCCTTTCACAAAAgcacttaaaaataattctccaCGCCAGGTCTTGACTGGATACTGTAATGCACATTATTTCGGAGTTGAAAATTCCTTCCTCaaatgtctccagttggtccaaaatactgCTGCTCCGCCTAACTAGAGCTTgtaggagggagcacataaccccGATTCTGGCACCCCCCTCGCATTTTAGAGCTTATTTTaaagatcattcattcattcattcatcttccgagccgcttgatcctcactgggatcacgggggtgctggagcctatcccagctgtcttcgggcagtaggcgggggacaccctgaatcggttgccagccaatcgcagggcacacagaaacgaacaaccactcacactcacacctggggacaatttggagtgttcaatcagcctgccatgcatgtttttggaatgtgggaggaaaccggagcacccggagaaaacccacgcaggcccggggagaacatacaaactccgcacagggaggccggagctggaatcgaacccggtacctctgcactgtgaagcccacgtgctaaccactggactaccgggctgccctattttttattatttttattttttttaaagatcattttgtttttaaatctttggTCTCGCCTTAGGTCAGGAGCAGATGCTCGGGAGAAATAAGATGAGCCTGAGAGGCGGTCAAGGCTTTTCCGCTGCCGGTCActccctttggaatgaccttctGTTAAATGTTAAAGCACGCTCtctgtcagatttttttatttttggctttCAACTCAGTATGAGACTTGGCAATGAGTGTTTTGGGGGGTTACTGGTtctgtgtttttaatttattgttctTACTtgttgtacagcactttgatgcaactgtggttgtttttaatgagATCAATAAATAAGCTTGAGTTGGGTTGAATCGATCAGGCGGGGGCCCTGTTAGATATCACTTAACTATCTTCAACCATGACCAActacacattcttgctgctggaggctgtaaatctccccagtgtgggacgaataaaggatatcttatcttaaattacgTCACAATCGAGTCACGTCGATGGCGTGCACCGCAAATGGGGCATTGCAACAGTTGTCGCTCAACCCTGATTGGTTTATTGAATCGCTTAAGAAGTTTGTGCTTCGGTGATGCCATTGTGATGAACTCACCCTCCAACTGAATGATCTCCATCCGCTCCCCCTCCACGTCCTGGCCGACAAACTGCAGGCCTTTCTCTTCAAAGTGGTGCTTGAGCTCAGGGTTCACCTGCAGCGAGAGGGCCGGATCAAATCATCTCGGAAACGAGCAAGTCAAAAGACTTTGCCGATCGATAGCGTCGGATTACATCAGAGCCTCGAGATTAAAACGGGGTTGATTAAAGAGGGccttcacacccccccccctcgaccccCCACATCGTCGAGGGCCCCGCGGCTCACCTCAAATCGGTGTCTGTGCCGCTCGTCAACATGGTCCGCGTCTCCGTAGAGTTTTCCTGCAAGGGTTTGACGAGGCCAATTCATTACAAGTGGCTTGAACGAAACTGCAAAGATTAGCACAGCCGTCCCCGAGGGTGCACGTACTCAGCACACTGTtttgggttttgaagatggtgCGCCTCAGGCCGAGCCGCATCGTGCCTCCCATCTGGCCCGGGTTATGCTCTGGCATGTCGATCACCTGCAGAGTACCAACTATTGCGTTTAAAACTTTGCGCCgtaccaaaaaatatttttaaaaaaatgatcacaATGAAAGCGGCAAGCACTGACGAACAAGTTGTTTTCCTTTGCAAACTCCCAATAGGATTCAACTTTGGGGTCATGTCCCACCATCATTCGACGGCCCCCGCCATTCGCGAAATTTATTTAGGTCAACTATTATGTaacctggcggcccggtagcccagtggttagcacgtcggcttcacagtgcagaggtaccgggttcgattccagctacggcctccctgtgtggagtttgcatgttctccccgggcctgcgtgggttttctccgggtgctccggtttcctcccacattccaaaaatatgcatggctggctgattgaacactctaaattgtccctaggtgtgagtatgagtgcgaatggttgttcgtctctgtgtgccctgcgattggctggcaaccgattcagggtgtcccccgcctactgcccgaagacagctgggataggctccagcaccccccgcgaccctagtgaggaggcggcccggtaagtccagtggttagcactttggcttcacagtgcagaggtaccgggttcgattccagctctggcctccctgtgtggagtttgcatgttctccccgggcctgcgtgggttttctccgggtgctccggtttcctccaatattccaaaaacatgcgtggcagcctgattgaactctctaaaaaaattgtccctaggtgtgagtgtgggcgtggatggttgttcgtctctgtgtgccctgcgattggctggcaaccgattcagggtgtcccccgcctactgcccgaagacggctgggataggctccagcaccccccgcgaccctagtgaggaggcggcccggtaagtccagtggttagcactttggcttcacagtgcagaggtaccgggttcgattccagctctggcctccctgtgtggagtttgcatgttctccccgggcctgcgtgggttttctccgggtgctccggtttcctccaatattccaaaaacatgcgtggcagcctgattgaactctctaaaaaaattgtccctaggtgtgagtgtgggcgtggatggttgttcgtctctgtgtgccctgcgattggctggcaaccgattcagggtgtcccccgcctactgcccgaagacggctgggataggctccagcaccccccgcgaccctagtgaggaggcggcccggtaagtccagtggttagcactttggcttcacagtgcagaggtaccgggttcgattccagctctggcctccctgtgtggagtttgcatgttctccccgggcctgcgtgggttttctccgggtgctccggtttcctccaatattccaaaaacatgcgtggcagcctgattgaactctctaaaaaaattgtccctaggtgtgagtgtgggcgtggatggttgttcgtctctgtgtgccctgcgattggctggcaaccgattcagggtgtcccccgcctactgcccgaagacggctgggataggctccagcaccccccgcgaccctagtgaggaggcggcccggtaagtccagtggttagcactttggcttcacagtgcagaggtaccgggttcgattccagctctggcctccctgtgtggagtttgcatgttctccccgggcctgcgtgggttttctccgggtgctccggtttcctccaatattccaaaaacatgcgtggcagcctgattgaactctctaaaaaaattgtccctaggtgtgagtgtgggcgtggatggttgttcgtctctgtgtgccctgcgattggctggcaaccgattcagggtgtcccccgcctactgcccgaagacggctgggataggctccagcaccccccgcgaccctagtgaggaggcggcccggtaagtccagtggttagcacgttggcttcacagtgcagaggtaccgggttcgattccagctccggcctccctgtttggagtttgcatgttctccccgggcctgcgtgggttttctccgggtgctccggtttcctcccacattccaaaaacatgcacggcaggctgatagaacactctaaattgtccctaggtgtgagtgtgagtgcgaatggttgttcgtttctgtgtgccctgcgattggctggcaaccgattcagggtgtctcccgcctactgcccgaagacggctgggatgggctccagcaccccccgcgaccctagtgaggatcaagcggctcggaggatgaatgaatgaatgaatgaatgaatattatgcaACCTTTGTGGAATACATAATAATTGAATCATTTGAgtcattattaaaaatattacgaGAGTTTTCAAATTGCGTGGCGGCCTACGGCAAATTTTTTCCTCATCAACCGTCCCCGTTGCCTCATCCCCACTGCGACTCACAATCGTCAATTATTCATATCTGTACACAGCATACCCGCATACTTTTCTCAGTGGTTGGTGTGAATATGATTGCACACAGGAGGACAAACCTACCACAGGGTACTTGGAGTCCGGGTTGAACTCCGTGGAGTTGGCGTCTGAGAAAAGAAAGCAAATTTTCTTGCCAAATGAAGACGGGATTAAACGTCGGCGTGTTCGTAATCTCTCACCTTCCCAGCCGAGAACGTTGCGGGCGAACTCGCAAACAGCCAGCTGCATGCCCAGACACACACCTGCACGGATGCGTGAcaagacagcattttttttttgctgaatgaGTACAATCGAATGACATTGTTGCAACTTGAGAGGCTGTATTAAAAAGTCGGCCCACACAATTAATAAAGTTGAATTGTTGCCCATTGTTGGGGCGGCCAACACGCCAATGGAGCActtgtgttggattttatcgaCGAGTGTTGCTATTGTGTAGAGCGCTTGCTTGCCTGCTTACCTAGGAAGGGTTTATTCTGTTTTCTTGCCCAGTTTATCGCCAACATCTTGCCTTCTGTGCCTCTCACACCAAAACCGCCGGGCACCAACACACCACTGTGGTGAAACATTTAGTCACATTTAGCACGAACAAAACCCTGAAAATAGCAACGTGATCAGTGGCCGCCAACCTTGTACAAAGTGCTAAAAATCATGAAATGTATTCGTCAAACTCTTCCAAAAACCTGCCATAGCaagatagttgttttttttaaaccgcaaCTTGAAGGTGgtttttttaaaaggtgatATACAGTTCTCCGAAGAAGCCATTTTTtggacccctcccccccaaaaaggcacATTGCTACTATGTTATGCTCAAATTGGCAAGATAAAACTTAAAAGGGCTCAAAAAGTAGTACGTAAAAGTCAGTGTGAGTGATTGTACAGGACACAAAAAGTCCTCTGGAATGCCAAGAGCGAAATTATACAACCACATACAACCCCCCCGCTTATTTATGAGCATGCGCTTCCATCCCGCGGTAAAAAAGGGAACAGTGAGTTTTGTTGGACGCACTGATTGTCCTCCAATCACCCAACGTGCAGTAAATTGATTGCTCGGTGAAAGTGTCAATACCGTGAGCTAAAATTCTTTCGGCAAAGTACATCGGTGAAAAATGTTATGTTCTAAACCAGCACGGTAGTGGCTCTCTGCTGCCCTCATGTGGCGACAACAAACACGACCGATTAAAATGCACTCACTCGGAACTGCAGAGTTTTTGCCAGGCCTCGTGATATTTCACCGGCTCCTCCTGCAAAGTGGCCTGCTCCAGGTCGGCCGAGTCTATGTACTGGAACGGGCGACGGGCGTCACATTTTAAACACGTCGTAAGTCCAACATGGCGAGAGCCGTCGCCATACCTTGACTTCCAGCTTGTGACTGATGGCGAGCGCCGAGTGCTCCAGGGCCTTGATGACGGACGTGTACGAGTCCGACAGCTTTGTGTATTTCCCCACCAGCGCGATGGAAACGTGCTGCAGCAGACGGTCGGATCTGGAATGTGAATGAGGACGTTGGAGAATAAACGTCAGCGTGGATTCAAGTTGAACGTCGCAACATTTTGTGGCAGCTGCTCGACTGAGCTCATTCAATCATTTTTCTACTCGGCATTACGTTGGCTTTTTTTCCTTGCGTCAAATATGCTTAACACGGTCTAGCGAGATGGCTTTTATAATACATACACTGCAGGAGAGACTCTTTAAGATGCGGAATGGGGACGGCGGCGATTGCATAAGTGCGCCTTGTGTCGGTTCTAATAAATGACGGCCCTTAAATGAGCACTTCATCtcaaacattttgtcttttccTTCAGCTACACGGAGAGCATTTGAAAGGGAAGAGAGAGCAATCACATAAGTGCAACAAGGGAACCGGGGCCGCCTTCTGTAATAAACGATTATAGCCGCTTCATttcacgtttgaaaaaaaaaagaaactctccGTTTGCTTCAGGACTCTCACATTTCACCACGGCGTCAAAGTTATGGGGCCACAAAATTATTGTTTTATACCCCGCGCAATTCATCTTTTCCTTTCTTCTGTGTAACAGCATTtcatattctttttatttttcacccgaGGCCGCCGTCTTCGGCCGTGCGTTTTCGAGAGCAGTTGCCCCTCGGTGAGGTCAGTGGCGAGCTTTGTACgagagtcggggggggggggggggggggggggaattactcGCCTCTCGGCCATCTCCTTCCATTTGGAGAGCATCTTCCTGGGCCTCATCTCCACGGGCAGGTTGAGCCTGTGGCAGAAGTAGCTGACAACGCCCTGGTCCTCCAGCAGCAGAGGCACTCGGTACACCGAACTCACGTCGTGGACGCAGATCACCTGCAAGAACGAACCGTTTATTGATTGACGTGCTGCCGACattcagtggcggttctggatcaatttcactaagggggccgggctggggcacattcaacccagggctaaaaagacagattcaacatctcacatgactttttatttcttcaaactttgaaattgtagtcataacattacattcattcattcatcttcctaaccgcttgatcctcactagggtcgcggggggtgctggagcctatcccagctgtctccgggcagtaggcgggggacaccctgaatcggttgccagccaatcacagggcacacagagatgaacaaccatccgcgctcacactcacacctagggacaatttagagtgttcaatcagcctgccatgcatatttttggaatgtgggaggaaaccggagcacccggagaaaacccacgcaggcccggggagaacatgcaaactccacacagggaggccggagctggaatcgaacccggtacctctgcactgtgaagccgacgtgctaaccactggactaccgggccgcccctcataacattacagtgatgagaaaaaaaaacagtattaggagggctaaaatgtctgcaagcgtaacaatacgccgtgtccatctgttgagaatatcaagccaggggatgatatggtaccagcctgccgggtacaaaaattgcaaatacactgaagctattGATGATattgatgttttacatgcatataattatccaaattttaaaaggcaatgtcttatatattgatcctgttaaataaaaataaaaagggagactaaaaaagttacacacacacacggatagatagatagcatctatctagctagctagccagctagctagatagcatctatctagctagctagctggctagctagatagcatctatctagctagccggctagctagctatttctagtgtgttcatgtgtgttaTAGTCCTCCGGTGCCGCTTGAtttatttggtttgtttgttttttgggtattTAACCGTTCAATAAACGGCACTAAAGGGTCCCACGAGAATGTTAAATCGCGCACTTTAGTTCCACTTTTCGCATCGGCGACTTggcgcgactgcgtaatctacgttcggagggggggccagaatcagtgctacaggggcactggcccccgttggcCCTCCCGCAGAACCGCCACTGCCGACATTCCGTTCAATAACTGGCACGAAAGATCCGCCCCTTTTATCACCTGAGTGGGCTCCACGTGACAAAACATGGAGATCTTCTCCTTCACCGCCGTTTCCAAGGGCGTTGCGCAGCGGCACATGATCTGAAGCACAGAATTGGGACTTTTCTTTTTGCACGTGTATCCAGTTTTGACAGCATCGATTTGTCTCGCCGCTCGTATTTTTTGCCTCACCAGGTCGGGAGACAAGCCGAGGCCTCTGAGCTCCCGCACGCTGTTTTGTGTCGGCTTGGTTTTCTGCTCTCCCGTCGTGTTTGGCTGGAGATAAAAACAAAGGCGGAGGTGAGGGAGAGAATCatcaaattaaataattttgCACAACAAATATcaactccagtttttttttacacatgcaATGCTGTATtaaaacaattttgttttgtaaaacatgAGTTTATTCCTGTTTGGCACTCCCGGCCTTTAACAAGCCACAATTATTCAGTCAGATCTCGGAAACACTGTGAAGGTCCTTTAATTTTTTATTGAATATATTTACCAGTGACATTTTGAGTCGGCTTTTCAGATGGATTTGATTTATTAAAAACCAAGCGTCCCAATTATTCAACCTCTTGTCGTTCCGCGCTGCATTTCACAAGCATTTTCACAAAGACATTTTGTTGGAGGATTACtgcagttttctttttgttgagtGAATCAATGTAGTCTATTGATTTTGAACCAgcagtttaaataaaaaatggaaaactATTAAGCTGTATATTAAGAGAAAAGCATTTTTGCAATACACCATTGTATTTCGTTCCACTCGTTttgttatatttattatatatatattatataatataatatttatattatataatattatatattatatatataatatatatatttattattatatttattgtttatgaatgatttattttaaattattagaaataaatacaaactaaTGTGATCCAAATTTGCATTTCATAATGTTCAAGCCCCCGTACCCCCAAAAAGTTttaatatacagtcaaacctcggttttcgaacgtctttgttattgaccaaatcggttttcgaccaaaaatttggAGATTTTTATGCCTCGGGTGACGACCGAATTTGGGTTCTCGAATAAACTGAGtcacttgaatgcgtcacttgactcctct from the Hippocampus zosterae strain Florida chromosome 5, ASM2543408v3, whole genome shotgun sequence genome contains:
- the LOC127600540 gene encoding CTP synthase 1; translated protein: MKYILVTGGVISGIGKGIIASSVGTLLKSCGLHVTAIKIDPYINIDAGTFSPYEHGEVFVLDDGGEVDLDLGNYERFLDIRLTRDNNLTTGKIYQSVINKERRGDYLGKTVQVVPHITDAIQEWVMNQAKVPVDGDGVEPQVCVIELGGTVGDIESMPFIEAFRQFQFKVKRENFCNIHVSLVPQPNTTGEQKTKPTQNSVRELRGLGLSPDLIMCRCATPLETAVKEKISMFCHVEPTQVICVHDVSSVYRVPLLLEDQGVVSYFCHRLNLPVEMRPRKMLSKWKEMAERSDRLLQHVSIALVGKYTKLSDSYTSVIKALEHSALAISHKLEVKYIDSADLEQATLQEEPVKYHEAWQKLCSSDGVLVPGGFGVRGTEGKMLAINWARKQNKPFLGVCLGMQLAVCEFARNVLGWEDANSTEFNPDSKYPVVIDMPEHNPGQMGGTMRLGLRRTIFKTQNSVLRKLYGDADHVDERHRHRFEVNPELKHHFEEKGLQFVGQDVEGERMEIIQLEDHCYFIGVQYHPEFTSRPIKPSPPYFGLLLASAGKLQSYLAKGCRLSPRDTYSDRSGGSSPDVDIAELKFPSLS